In one Rhopalosiphum padi isolate XX-2018 chromosome 3, ASM2088224v1, whole genome shotgun sequence genomic region, the following are encoded:
- the LOC132927796 gene encoding SCAN domain-containing protein 3-like, with translation MAPQKIRLYNDDYIKFGFTFIQKDGIQMPQCVICHVVLSNDALRPSRLERHLTTAHPMLKEKPKEFFVAKKNSLNKIKLDRTGEFQQNNEKIIEASYHIAFMVAQQKKPHTLGETLIKPSILKAVEIVLGEESKRKVSQISLSDNTIKRRIDELALDIQNQLIHKLKNSVFFAIQCDESTDVANCCQLLVYCRFINEKTIAEELMFSQALSSTSKGSDVLSAIDIFFDQNGLSWKNVVGVCTDGAPAMLGSRSGFVKLAKDKNPSIIGSHCVIHRQALAAKTLPFEIKNVLEVCIKIVNTIKSSALNSRLFKILCSELSAQHSVLLFHTEVRWLSKGNMLERLYELKSEVEIMLLQLGKDDLRENFTDENFTFYFAYLADFFETINNLNLKLQGRNINVIIANDTINSFLEKIQLWKRRVNKETPNFSSFRRLNELLSDEEEPFCPTGLKDIVIKHLDSLTDEFTRYFPNFSNKSWQYMLTSSPFSTNVDTLPDIIQEQAIELKNDSRAKIDFNSGSSLEEFWVKYQPIYPEISNEALKVLVQFSSTYLCESGFSSMAVIKNKHRNRLDVASDLRCSLSNIEPNIKKLSKEKCCQH, from the coding sequence ATGGCTCCACAGAAAATAAGATTGTATAACGACGATTATATAAAGTTTGGTTTCACGTTCATTCAAAAGGATGGTATCCAAATGCCACAGTGTGTTATTTGTCACGTTGTGTTAAGTAACGATGCTCTCCGACCAAGTCGACTAGAACGACATTTAACCACAGCTCATCCGATGCTAAAAGAAAAACCTAAAGAGTTTTTTGttgctaaaaaaaattctttaaataaaattaaacttgacAGAACCGGAGAATTTCAAcagaataatgaaaaaattattgaagcTTCATATCACATCGCCTTTATGGTGGCTCAGCAAAAGAAACCACATACATTGGGTGAAACATTAATTAAGCCTAGCATACTTAAAGCCGTTGAAATAGTACTTGGTGAAGAAAGTAAAAGGAAAGTTTCTCAAATATCTCTTTCAGACAATACAATCAAACGACGCATTGATGAATTAGCTTTGGACATACAAAATCAGttgattcataaattaaaaaattccgtATTCTTTGCAATTCAGTGTGATGAATCAACTGATGTGGCCAATTGTTGTCAGCTATTAGTTTACTGccgttttataaatgaaaagacTATTGCAGAAGAGCTTATGTTTTCCCAGGCCTTAAGTTCTACCTCAAAAGGCAGTGACGTTTTGTCTGCcatcgatatattttttgatcagAATGGCCTCTCATGGAAAAATGTTGTAGGTGTATGTACAGACGGTGCCCCTGCTATGCTAGGATCACGATCGGGTTTTGTGAAGCTTGCAAAAGATAAAAATCCATCAATAATTGGTTCTCATTGTGTAATACACCGCCAAGCCTTAGCTGCAAAAACGCTgccatttgaaattaaaaatgtactagaagtatgtataaaaattgttaataccaTCAAAAGTAGTGCTCTTAATTCACGTCTTTTTAAGATTCTTTGTTCTGAGCTATCAGCCCAACATTCTGTTTTATTATTCCATACCGAGGTTCGTTGGTTATCCAAAGGAAATATGCTTGAGCGTTTGTACGAATTAAAGTCTGAAGTCGAAATAATGCTTTTACAATTAGGAAAAGACGATCTTCGGGAAAATTTTACTGATGAAAATTTCACATTCTACTTCGCATATCTAGCAGATTTTTTTGAGACTATTAATAACCTAAATCTCAAATTACAAGGGAggaatataaacgtaataatcgCGAACGATACTATCAACTCATTTCTAGAAAAGATACAACTGTGGAAACGCCGAGTAAACAAAGAGACTCCTAATTTTTCGTCTTTCCGTCGACTGAACGAACTTCTCTCTGATGAAGAAGAACCATTTTGTCCTACTGGATTGAAAGATATAGTGATTAAACATCTCGACAGTTTGACTGATGAATTCACTCgatattttccaaatttttcGAACAAAAGTTGGCAATATATGTTAACAAGTTCTCCATTCAGTACTAACGTAGACACATTGCCAGATATAATTCAAGAACAGGCAATCGAGCTGAAGAACGATTCACGGGCGAAAATTGATTTTAACAGTGGTAGCTCTTTGGAAGAATTTTGGGTAAAATACCAACCTATTTATCCTGAAATTTCAAATGAAGCTTTAAAAGTCCTTGTACAATTTTCATCTACATATTTGTGCGAATCTGGGTTCTCCAGCATGgcagttataaaaaacaaacatagaAATCGTTTAGATGTCGCATCTGACTTAAGGTGTTCATTATCAAATATTGAGCCGAACATAAAAAAACTGTCCAAGGAAAAGTGTTGTCagcattaa